In Brevundimonas subvibrioides, a genomic segment contains:
- a CDS encoding beta strand repeat-containing protein: MPTITGTSQADTLVGTNQGDLVQGLDGNDILNGGPAGDAPDYDVLDGGPGTDTLRAGDDASGARSGQAVRVDLVTGTATYFYPSLNQTWDTDTLVSIENVTGTSLGDTLQGDGGANRLEGLAGNDALEGREGDDVLLGGAGNDRLIGGTGLDLMTGGVGDDTYEVTDVGDQVIEGSGEGTDIVYSYLDSYTLATNVEHLVLVGPAREAIGNGLNNLIYGNDGSNVLDGGAGADALTGGAGDDTYVVDNVGDAVDERNGDGVDTVVSGIDSYALAANVENLTLTGAARAGTGNSQANVIIGNGLGNALAGGGGDDTLNGGGGDDSLDGGDGLDVAVFAGARSAYTIATVQGRTTVTGPDGVDTLTGVERLQFADQVVVLSTILTGTGSAETLTGTAESDTLYGLGGGDTLLGLGGDDFLDGGAGADLLVGGDGDDILFGGIGTPGIFNPTYENDVLNGGAGIDTFRAGYEEDRNASVVVRLVDGTAAYRHSGVLGSVQTETDTLVSVENVTGTAGADDIEGDAGANRLEGGANGDRLAGLAGDDFLIGGAGNDTLEGGDGIDTAVYAGARSAYTVTTSGGVTTVSGPDGTDTLRGMERLQFSDLTVSITGSPDETLYGDNGANVIHGYDGNDTIYGLGFTDTLYGDEGDDILIGGGDYDTMIGGTGNDAYEVTEAYDVVVEALDEGTDVVFTYVDRYTLAANVEVLALVGGAQVGFGNALDNTLVGNALGNTLIGGGGADTMIGGVGNDVYEVTEAGDGVVENAGEGTDTVFSYLDSYTLTANVETLALVGAARLGIGNAGNNTLIGTTGNNTLIGGSGVDTMIGGAGNDAYEVTEAGDILIENVGEGFDSAYSYLDSYALANNVELLALVGSARAGIGNGLDNTLVGNALDNTLIGGTGNDTLIGGAGNDVYEVTEAGDAVIENAGEGGDTVFSYLDAYGLTANVETLALVGSARIGLGNAGDNTLIGNAGANVLNGNGGNDVLVGGAGADTFWHLGAAAGHDRITDFQTAGEVIVLDASIYANFAAVQARATQVGANVVITLSASTSLTLDNVQLGQLTAANFAFYGAPATSPVEPLDDTSPKVAGLHIWDPTAVWHDGPTLPHDAALPWMPTHIQDHWI, translated from the coding sequence ATGCCGACCATTACTGGAACCTCGCAGGCCGACACCCTGGTCGGAACGAACCAGGGCGATCTCGTTCAGGGCCTCGACGGGAACGACATCCTGAACGGTGGGCCGGCGGGGGACGCGCCGGACTACGACGTGCTGGACGGTGGGCCGGGGACGGACACCTTGCGGGCCGGCGATGACGCCAGCGGCGCGCGGAGCGGACAGGCGGTCCGCGTCGACCTCGTTACGGGGACCGCGACCTATTTCTATCCGTCCCTGAACCAGACATGGGACACCGATACGCTGGTCAGCATCGAGAATGTGACGGGAACCAGTCTGGGCGACACTCTGCAGGGCGACGGCGGGGCCAACCGTCTTGAAGGGCTCGCCGGCAACGATGCGCTGGAGGGACGAGAGGGCGACGATGTCCTGCTGGGCGGTGCGGGGAACGATCGGCTGATCGGCGGCACCGGGTTGGACCTGATGACCGGAGGCGTCGGCGACGACACCTATGAAGTCACCGATGTCGGCGATCAGGTGATCGAGGGCTCCGGCGAGGGCACGGACATCGTCTACAGCTATCTGGACAGCTATACGCTGGCAACGAACGTCGAGCACCTGGTGCTGGTGGGTCCGGCGCGCGAGGCGATCGGCAACGGTCTGAACAACCTGATCTACGGCAACGACGGCAGCAACGTCCTCGACGGCGGAGCCGGGGCCGATGCCCTGACCGGGGGCGCGGGCGACGACACCTATGTCGTCGACAATGTCGGGGACGCGGTCGACGAGCGCAACGGGGACGGCGTCGACACGGTCGTCAGCGGGATCGACAGCTATGCGCTTGCCGCCAATGTCGAAAACCTGACGCTGACCGGAGCCGCGCGCGCCGGTACGGGAAACAGCCAGGCGAACGTCATCATCGGCAATGGCCTGGGCAATGCCCTGGCCGGGGGCGGAGGTGACGACACCCTGAACGGCGGCGGAGGCGACGACAGCCTGGACGGCGGGGACGGACTCGATGTGGCCGTTTTCGCGGGAGCCCGGTCGGCCTATACGATTGCCACCGTTCAGGGACGGACGACAGTGACCGGCCCGGACGGGGTCGACACGCTGACGGGCGTAGAGCGCCTGCAGTTCGCGGATCAGGTCGTCGTGCTGTCTACCATCCTGACCGGGACCGGCTCGGCCGAGACCCTGACCGGTACAGCCGAGTCCGATACGCTCTATGGCCTGGGTGGGGGAGACACCCTTCTGGGTCTGGGCGGCGACGACTTCCTCGACGGCGGAGCGGGCGCGGACCTGCTGGTCGGCGGAGATGGCGACGACATATTGTTCGGCGGTATCGGCACGCCAGGCATTTTCAACCCGACCTACGAGAATGATGTTCTGAACGGCGGGGCCGGCATAGACACCTTCCGCGCCGGATATGAGGAAGACCGCAATGCCAGCGTCGTCGTGCGTCTGGTCGACGGCACCGCGGCCTATCGCCATTCCGGCGTGCTGGGGTCTGTCCAGACTGAAACCGACACATTGGTCTCCGTCGAGAACGTGACCGGCACCGCCGGTGCCGACGACATCGAGGGCGACGCCGGGGCCAACCGACTGGAGGGCGGTGCGAACGGCGACCGGCTGGCAGGGCTGGCAGGCGACGACTTCCTCATCGGCGGCGCAGGGAACGACACGCTGGAGGGCGGCGACGGCATCGATACGGCGGTCTACGCCGGGGCCCGCTCCGCCTATACGGTGACGACGTCGGGTGGGGTCACCACGGTCAGCGGGCCCGACGGCACCGACACCCTGCGCGGGATGGAGAGGCTGCAGTTCTCGGACCTCACCGTGTCGATCACCGGCAGCCCGGACGAGACCCTCTATGGCGACAACGGCGCGAACGTCATTCACGGCTATGACGGCAACGACACGATCTACGGGCTGGGCTTCACCGACACCCTGTACGGGGACGAAGGCGACGACATCCTGATCGGCGGTGGCGACTACGACACCATGATCGGCGGGACCGGTAACGATGCCTACGAGGTGACGGAAGCCTACGATGTCGTGGTTGAGGCGCTCGACGAGGGAACGGACGTCGTCTTCACCTATGTCGATCGCTACACCCTGGCGGCCAATGTGGAGGTTCTGGCCCTGGTCGGTGGCGCGCAGGTCGGCTTCGGCAACGCCCTGGACAACACCCTGGTGGGCAATGCGCTGGGCAACACCCTGATCGGCGGCGGCGGGGCCGACACGATGATCGGCGGCGTCGGCAACGACGTCTATGAGGTGACCGAGGCCGGAGACGGGGTGGTCGAGAACGCAGGCGAAGGCACCGACACGGTGTTTTCCTACCTCGACAGCTACACCCTGACGGCCAATGTCGAGACCCTGGCCCTGGTGGGGGCGGCGCGGCTCGGGATCGGCAACGCCGGGAACAACACCCTGATCGGCACGACCGGGAACAACACCCTGATCGGCGGCAGCGGCGTCGATACGATGATCGGCGGGGCCGGCAACGACGCCTATGAGGTAACCGAGGCGGGCGACATTCTGATCGAGAACGTCGGCGAGGGGTTCGACTCCGCCTATTCCTACCTCGACAGCTACGCCCTGGCCAACAACGTGGAGCTTCTGGCCCTGGTCGGATCGGCGCGGGCGGGGATCGGCAACGGCCTGGACAACACCCTGGTGGGCAATGCCCTGGACAACACTCTGATCGGCGGGACCGGCAACGATACCCTGATCGGCGGGGCCGGAAACGACGTCTATGAAGTGACCGAGGCCGGTGACGCAGTGATCGAAAATGCGGGCGAAGGCGGCGATACGGTCTTCAGCTATCTGGACGCCTATGGGCTGACAGCGAATGTCGAGACGCTGGCCCTCGTCGGATCGGCGCGGATCGGTCTGGGCAATGCCGGTGACAACACCCTGATCGGCAATGCCGGTGCCAATGTGCTGAACGGCAACGGCGGCAATGACGTCCTGGTCGGCGGAGCGGGGGCCGACACCTTCTGGCATCTGGGCGCAGCCGCCGGCCACGACCGGATCACGGACTTCCAGACCGCCGGCGAGGTCATCGTGCTGGATGCGTCGATCTATGCCAATTTCGCCGCCGTCCAGGCACGCGCGACCCAGGTCGGGGCCAATGTGGTCATTACGCTGAGTGCCTCGACCAGCCTGACCCTCGATAACGTTCAGCTGGGCCAGCTGACCGCAGCCAATTTCGCCTTCTACGGCGCGCCCGCGACCAGCCCGGTCGAACCGCTCGACGACACCTCGCCCAAGGTCGCGGGCTTGCACATCTGGGACCCGACGGCGGTCTGGCACGATGGCCCCACCCTCCCCCACGACGCAGCCCTGCCCTGGATGCCGACCCATATCCAGGATCACTGGATCTAG
- a CDS encoding M10 family metallopeptidase C-terminal domain-containing protein — translation MTRSGLSWASGLGTAATVTYAFRSTAPATMPTDTAGFTQFTATQISAVLLALQAWSDVANITFTRVQDATGYSDNATMLFGNYSSGQSAAAAFAYQPGNASASSVTGDVWVNSSIAVNTTPALLNYGQQTLTHEIGHAIGLSHPSGYNASAGVSITYANDASYYEDSRQYSIMSYFGESNTGGNFRLNNGPAQYSAVPLLDDIAAAQRLYGANTTTRTGDTVYGFNSTADRDWFIATSATTSLIFAVWDAGGNDTFDFSGYSQAQVIDLRQGAFSNVGGLIGNIAIAAGTVIENAIGGSGNDTIRGNSADNRLTGNGGTDTIDGGLGTDTVIFSGARAAYSITWNGQTGSIVGNGQTVTVTNVEFLQFTDQTIAAAPTGGLTVSGDLTNETINGTGLADTIGGGGGNDIISGLDGNDVLDGGSGNDTLSGGNGDDNLIGGAGNDGIDGGAGIDFASYNTATSGVTVSLANGTASGGAGTDTLTGIENLRGSGFNDTLTGDGGNNVFYGGSGVDTIFGGGGNDTFYSGAGGLSGGAPDIVKSQTTANSSQGTAVSLDDGFDIGVRNDVFDPGNTPHATVTATGSGNLEWYSFTAAAGSSITIDIDNASFDSVVRILDAAGNVLAENDDGTTEGADTGNSTDSALTFIIPSNGVYYVQVSKWVSGTTTLVTEAVPAGGLYTLHVSVSGHSVVPIVNTGSSLYGEGGDDSFYQGYTTDAANTGSGSDTIDGGTGSDTVFYNAASTAYTITTVNGVTTISGNGGATGIDTLTNVEQIQFTDRLVTLGAASSTINGTSNADTLQGTAGDDTIYGLGGNDTLNGLAGNDVLIGGAGNDTMVGGSGDDSYEVTEAGDLVTELANEGNDTVYSYLDTYTLTTDVERLALVGSARVAIGNGGDNVLIGSAGANILLGGAGNDTMIGGAGDDAYEVTEAGDVVTEAAGEGTDTVYSYLETYTAAANIERVELAGRARNGATNATGGTVVGNALDNVLTVGGGSAVLIGGGGNDTAVIGGARSGFTIATSNGITTVTGGGRTITLAGVERIQFSDQVFVLTPDQTLVGTAGGEVLSGADSYDTIYGNGGNDVLFGYGGNDFLIGGDGADIMVGGDGNDTYEVSEVADNIQEGAGEGFDTVFAYASGYTLAANTESLRLVGSAVTGYGNAGDNTLVGNGLDNVLVGGGGNDTFYGGAGNDTYEVTEAGDVVNENANEGTDTIFSYVTYALGANIENLRLVGGALNATGNALNNMIVGNDGNNVLIGGAGNDIMVGSLGNDAYEVTEAGDLVYEAAGEGTDTVYSYIDTYQMSLNVEALFLVGSARVGLGSAGNDTIVGNGLNNVLNGNAGDDILTGGAGVDQFWHLAGGGRDRITDFSAGSGEIIVLSQSQFANFAAVQAAMTQSGANVVITFSGSQSLTLSNVTVGQLTAGNFAFYGAPATSPVEPLDDTSPKVAGLHTWDPTAVWHDGPTLPHDAALPWMPTHIQDHWM, via the coding sequence TTGACGCGTTCCGGCCTGAGCTGGGCATCCGGCCTGGGAACGGCGGCGACCGTCACCTATGCCTTCCGCAGCACGGCACCGGCGACCATGCCGACCGACACGGCCGGATTCACCCAGTTCACGGCGACGCAGATATCCGCCGTCCTGCTGGCTCTGCAGGCCTGGTCGGACGTGGCGAACATTACCTTCACCCGCGTGCAGGACGCGACGGGATACAGCGACAACGCCACAATGCTGTTCGGCAACTATTCCAGCGGGCAGAGCGCCGCCGCAGCTTTCGCCTACCAACCGGGCAACGCGAGCGCGTCTTCGGTGACCGGGGATGTCTGGGTCAACTCCAGCATCGCGGTCAACACGACCCCGGCGCTGCTGAACTACGGACAGCAGACGCTGACACATGAGATCGGCCATGCCATCGGATTGAGCCACCCGTCCGGTTACAATGCCTCCGCAGGCGTCTCGATCACCTACGCCAACGATGCGAGCTATTACGAGGACTCGCGCCAGTACTCGATCATGAGCTACTTTGGCGAGAGCAATACTGGTGGCAATTTCAGGCTGAACAACGGCCCCGCACAGTATTCAGCAGTGCCCTTGCTCGATGATATCGCGGCCGCTCAACGGCTGTACGGCGCGAACACCACGACGCGGACCGGGGACACGGTGTATGGTTTCAACTCCACGGCCGACCGTGACTGGTTCATCGCGACCTCGGCGACCACCAGCCTGATCTTCGCTGTCTGGGACGCCGGTGGAAACGACACGTTCGACTTTTCCGGCTACAGCCAGGCCCAGGTCATCGACCTGCGGCAAGGGGCGTTTTCAAACGTCGGCGGACTGATCGGCAATATCGCCATCGCGGCCGGCACCGTGATCGAGAATGCGATCGGCGGTTCAGGCAACGACACGATCCGCGGGAACTCGGCCGACAACCGGCTCACCGGGAACGGCGGAACCGACACAATCGACGGTGGGCTGGGGACCGACACGGTGATCTTCAGCGGTGCGCGCGCGGCCTATTCCATCACCTGGAACGGCCAGACCGGATCGATCGTCGGCAACGGCCAGACCGTCACTGTGACCAACGTCGAATTCCTTCAATTCACGGACCAGACGATCGCTGCCGCGCCAACGGGCGGCTTGACGGTATCCGGCGATCTGACGAACGAAACCATCAACGGGACCGGATTGGCGGATACGATCGGCGGCGGCGGCGGCAATGACATCATAAGCGGGCTGGATGGCAACGACGTCCTGGATGGCGGGTCGGGCAACGACACACTGTCCGGCGGAAACGGTGACGACAACCTGATTGGCGGGGCCGGAAACGACGGCATCGATGGCGGCGCCGGAATCGATTTCGCCAGTTACAACACGGCCACATCGGGCGTTACCGTCAGCCTTGCCAACGGGACGGCCAGCGGTGGCGCAGGCACCGATACGCTCACCGGGATCGAGAACCTACGCGGCTCCGGATTCAACGACACCCTGACCGGCGACGGAGGAAACAACGTTTTTTACGGCGGATCCGGCGTGGATACCATCTTCGGCGGGGGTGGCAACGACACCTTCTACAGCGGGGCCGGTGGCCTGAGCGGCGGCGCTCCCGACATCGTCAAGAGCCAGACCACGGCCAACTCCAGTCAGGGCACTGCCGTTTCCCTTGATGACGGCTTCGACATCGGCGTCCGGAACGACGTCTTCGACCCTGGGAATACGCCGCACGCCACGGTGACTGCGACGGGCAGCGGCAATCTTGAATGGTACAGCTTCACGGCTGCGGCCGGATCTTCGATCACGATCGATATCGACAACGCCTCGTTCGACAGCGTTGTGCGCATTCTCGATGCCGCCGGCAATGTGCTGGCCGAGAACGACGATGGCACGACCGAGGGTGCCGACACCGGAAACTCGACGGACTCGGCCTTGACGTTCATCATCCCGTCGAACGGCGTCTACTATGTTCAGGTTTCCAAGTGGGTTTCGGGAACCACGACGCTGGTCACCGAAGCGGTTCCCGCGGGCGGGCTCTATACGCTCCACGTGTCCGTTTCAGGCCATTCGGTCGTGCCGATCGTGAATACGGGCTCGTCGCTTTACGGAGAGGGCGGCGACGACAGCTTCTATCAGGGCTACACAACCGACGCCGCGAACACGGGTAGCGGAAGCGACACCATCGACGGGGGGACGGGATCCGACACTGTCTTCTACAACGCCGCTTCGACGGCCTACACCATTACGACGGTCAATGGGGTCACAACCATCAGCGGAAACGGCGGCGCGACCGGCATCGATACGCTGACCAATGTCGAACAGATCCAGTTCACGGATCGGCTCGTCACTCTCGGCGCGGCCTCGTCCACGATCAATGGGACGTCGAATGCCGATACGCTTCAGGGCACGGCGGGCGACGACACGATCTATGGACTTGGCGGCAACGACACGCTGAACGGCCTGGCCGGCAACGACGTTCTGATTGGCGGTGCCGGCAATGACACCATGGTCGGTGGATCGGGCGACGATTCCTATGAGGTGACCGAGGCGGGGGATTTGGTCACGGAACTGGCCAACGAAGGCAACGACACCGTCTACAGCTACCTGGACACCTATACCCTGACGACCGATGTGGAGCGGCTGGCGCTGGTGGGATCGGCGCGTGTCGCGATCGGCAACGGCGGGGACAATGTCCTGATCGGCAGTGCGGGTGCCAACATCCTTCTGGGCGGGGCCGGCAACGACACGATGATCGGCGGCGCGGGCGACGATGCCTATGAGGTGACCGAGGCGGGCGATGTGGTGACCGAGGCCGCGGGCGAAGGGACCGACACCGTCTACTCCTATCTGGAGACCTACACGGCCGCGGCCAATATCGAGCGTGTGGAGCTGGCCGGTCGGGCGCGGAACGGCGCGACCAATGCCACGGGCGGCACAGTGGTCGGCAATGCGCTGGATAACGTCCTGACCGTGGGCGGCGGCTCTGCGGTGCTGATCGGGGGCGGGGGCAACGACACGGCCGTGATCGGCGGGGCGCGGTCCGGGTTCACGATCGCCACCAGCAACGGCATCACCACGGTGACCGGCGGGGGCCGGACGATCACCCTGGCCGGCGTGGAGCGGATCCAGTTTTCGGATCAGGTTTTCGTCCTGACCCCTGACCAGACCCTTGTGGGCACCGCTGGCGGAGAGGTCCTGAGCGGAGCGGACAGCTACGACACGATCTACGGCAACGGCGGCAACGACGTCCTGTTCGGCTATGGCGGCAACGATTTCCTGATCGGGGGCGACGGCGCGGACATCATGGTCGGCGGCGACGGCAACGACACCTATGAGGTCAGCGAGGTCGCCGACAACATCCAGGAAGGGGCCGGCGAAGGCTTCGACACCGTCTTCGCCTATGCCAGCGGCTATACCCTGGCCGCCAACACCGAATCGCTGCGCCTCGTCGGTTCGGCCGTCACCGGCTATGGCAATGCGGGCGACAACACCCTGGTCGGCAACGGGCTGGACAATGTGCTGGTCGGCGGGGGTGGCAATGACACCTTCTATGGCGGGGCGGGCAACGACACCTATGAGGTCACCGAGGCCGGGGACGTCGTGAACGAGAACGCCAACGAGGGCACAGACACCATCTTCAGCTACGTCACCTATGCGCTGGGGGCCAATATCGAGAACCTGCGCCTGGTGGGCGGGGCGCTCAACGCCACCGGCAATGCGCTGAACAACATGATCGTGGGCAACGACGGCAACAATGTGCTGATCGGCGGAGCCGGCAACGACATCATGGTCGGCTCGCTCGGCAACGACGCCTATGAGGTCACCGAGGCCGGGGACCTCGTCTATGAGGCGGCAGGCGAAGGCACCGACACCGTCTATTCCTACATCGATACCTACCAGATGTCGCTGAACGTGGAGGCCCTGTTCCTGGTCGGGTCAGCGCGGGTGGGGCTGGGCTCGGCCGGCAACGACACGATCGTCGGCAACGGGCTGAACAACGTCCTGAACGGCAACGCCGGCGACGACATCCTGACCGGTGGCGCGGGCGTGGACCAGTTCTGGCACCTGGCCGGCGGCGGCCGGGACCGGATCACCGACTTCTCGGCCGGCAGCGGCGAGATCATCGTCCTGTCGCAGAGCCAGTTCGCCAACTTCGCCGCCGTCCAGGCCGCCATGACCCAGTCGGGGGCCAATGTCGTGATCACATTCAGCGGGTCCCAGTCGCTGACGCTCAGCAATGTCACCGTCGGCCAGCTGACCGCGGGCAATTTCGCCTTCTACGGCGCGCCCGCCACCAGTCCGGTCGAACCGCTCGACGACACCTCGCCCAAGGTCGCGGGCTTGCACACCTGGGACCCGACGGCGGTCTGGCACGATGGCCCAACCCTCCCTCACGACGCAGCCCTACCCTGGATGCCGACCCATATCCAGGATCACTGGATGTAG